The genomic window TCTCTTGCAAAATGGTTTGGGGATTGAGGAGGAAGTTGCAAAAATTCCCAGTGTAGGAAGGGTTTTAGGGGGATTGTGTTTCATTTGCTCCAATAAGATCGGTGCGGGACACATCCGCCATCTCGATTACGGACAAGTGACCTTGGGAGAATACGCTCAAAACAACGAACCCTGCGGCATTACGATGGTAATGCAGGAAATCGAGCAAGATTTTAAACGTGCGGGAATTGAGACGCAGTTGAGCGAAGATTTGCACCTAAGTCGTTGGCAAAAATTGGTGTGGAATATTTCCTACAATGGGCTTTCTGTTGTGTTGGATGCCACCACTGAGGAGATTATGGCAAATGAGAATAGTCGCGTTTTGGTGCGTCAATTAATGGAAGAAGTTGCTATCGGTGCGAAGACGCGCGATCGCGCGATTACTCCCGATTTTATCGAAAAAATGCTCGACTACACCACCAAAATGAAACCCTACAAAACCAGTATGAAACTCGACTACGATTCCCACCGTCCCTTGGAAATCGAAGCGATTTTTGGTAACCCCCTCAAAATTGCTCAAGCTGCAAACACTGATTTACCTCGCATTCGGATGCTCTATCAACAGTTACAATTTCTAGAAGTAATGAACTGCTCCCAGTGCAACTTTTAAAAAGCGCGATCGCGCGCCTTT from Lusitaniella coriacea LEGE 07157 includes these protein-coding regions:
- a CDS encoding putative 2-dehydropantoate 2-reductase, with the protein product MSRCYGIIGTGAIGGYYGACLQQAGFPVHFLLRSDYEWVKAKGLRIESVNGDFTLPRVNAYNDPAQMPACDVVLVALKTTQNQTLPQILPSLVGEGSTVVLLQNGLGIEEEVAKIPSVGRVLGGLCFICSNKIGAGHIRHLDYGQVTLGEYAQNNEPCGITMVMQEIEQDFKRAGIETQLSEDLHLSRWQKLVWNISYNGLSVVLDATTEEIMANENSRVLVRQLMEEVAIGAKTRDRAITPDFIEKMLDYTTKMKPYKTSMKLDYDSHRPLEIEAIFGNPLKIAQAANTDLPRIRMLYQQLQFLEVMNCSQCNF